A single window of Magnetococcus marinus MC-1 DNA harbors:
- the phaE gene encoding class III poly(R)-hydroxyalkanoic acid synthase subunit PhaE — protein MSDNAQAFNGWMHGWSEMQKQTWDTWSKTAWDMLSKGGTPQQAANPMRFWQESMKPWMSMMGGEPVQQMPWLVQALSGQSDAFMKFSEQFTQAFSNQAGATSGPTQGWAAQVEQAIANLKKMFDPQAFLGDTPSAAAMWGMPMEGFQQFFSALNLNPAGGLGGFNAQAMGTPQQAMRSQIEKFLSMPALGYHREAQEQQQQGVRYWMEYQQAFFDYLVLMSQVGSKSLDELRNLLLDEPEKLNVSTLKALYDLWVKCAEEAYGEVTASEEHALIHAKLINAMMQLKQHQQQVSAGLYKSLNLPDRQELERAHMGVQQLKRKSFELADQLADLQKENQRMQQQLSELSTLRDQMDAMALELAALKAASAGAVAATAAPGAKPKPAAVVKKATTKRSSSQQGES, from the coding sequence ATGTCGGATAACGCGCAAGCTTTCAATGGTTGGATGCATGGCTGGTCTGAGATGCAGAAGCAAACTTGGGACACCTGGTCCAAGACGGCCTGGGATATGCTGAGCAAGGGAGGCACCCCCCAACAGGCGGCCAACCCCATGCGCTTTTGGCAGGAGAGCATGAAACCCTGGATGTCGATGATGGGTGGTGAGCCTGTGCAGCAGATGCCCTGGTTGGTGCAAGCGCTGAGTGGTCAATCCGACGCTTTTATGAAATTTTCTGAGCAGTTTACGCAAGCCTTTTCCAACCAGGCGGGCGCTACGAGTGGCCCCACGCAAGGTTGGGCGGCCCAGGTTGAGCAGGCCATTGCCAATCTTAAAAAAATGTTTGATCCCCAAGCCTTTCTGGGGGACACCCCATCGGCAGCCGCCATGTGGGGCATGCCGATGGAGGGGTTTCAGCAGTTTTTCAGCGCCTTGAATCTTAATCCCGCGGGTGGTTTGGGTGGCTTTAATGCGCAAGCCATGGGCACGCCGCAGCAGGCCATGCGTAGCCAGATCGAGAAATTTCTTAGCATGCCAGCCCTTGGGTATCATCGCGAAGCCCAAGAGCAGCAGCAACAGGGCGTGCGTTATTGGATGGAGTATCAGCAGGCGTTTTTCGACTATCTGGTGTTGATGTCTCAGGTGGGCAGCAAATCCCTGGATGAGTTGCGCAACCTACTGTTGGATGAGCCTGAAAAGCTAAATGTGAGCACCCTCAAGGCTCTTTATGATCTATGGGTTAAGTGTGCGGAAGAGGCCTATGGTGAAGTAACGGCCAGTGAAGAACATGCGCTCATCCATGCCAAGCTTATCAATGCCATGATGCAGCTCAAGCAGCACCAGCAACAGGTCAGTGCAGGGCTTTATAAGAGCCTTAACCTGCCCGACCGGCAAGAGCTGGAGCGTGCCCACATGGGGGTGCAGCAGCTCAAACGCAAAAGTTTTGAGCTGGCCGACCAGTTGGCTGATCTGCAAAAAGAGAATCAGCGTATGCAACAGCAGCTGTCGGAGCTTTCGACGTTGCGTGATCAAATGGACGCCATGGCCCTTGAGTTGGCGGCCCTCAAGGCGGCATCCGCTGGGGCTGTGGCAGCAACAGCCGCGCCTGGGGCCAAGCCCAAGCCAGCGGCGGTGGTAAAAAAAGCGACGACCAAGCGTAGCAGCAGCCAACAGGGAGAGTCGTAA
- a CDS encoding class III poly(R)-hydroxyalkanoic acid synthase subunit PhaC has protein sequence MFPLQLTPQSIAQELADFNKNLAEGYKNLAELGPIEVGTSDKEVVYREDKMVLYRFTPQVKKPHAVPMLIVYALVNRPYMTDLQEDRSTIRGLLEEGMDVYLIDWGYPDAADRYLGLEDYVDGYIKRSVNHICRSHDLDAINLLGICQGGAFSLCFAALYPEKVKNLVTMVTPVDFQTPDNMLSLWARHLDVDLLVETMGNVPGELLNFTFLSMKPFSLTGQKYLDLVEIMQDKTKLCNFMRMEKWIFDSPDQAGEAFRQFIKMFYQENGLVNGTAQIGGKEVKLENITMPILNIYATLDHLVPPAASKVLKGLVGSTDYTELPFKGGHIGIYVSGRAQREVPPSIANWLKAR, from the coding sequence ATGTTTCCCCTTCAACTTACCCCCCAATCCATTGCCCAGGAGTTGGCCGATTTTAATAAGAACTTGGCCGAGGGCTACAAAAATTTGGCCGAGTTAGGCCCCATTGAGGTTGGTACCAGCGATAAAGAGGTGGTCTACCGCGAAGATAAGATGGTGCTTTACCGCTTTACCCCCCAGGTAAAAAAGCCCCATGCGGTGCCCATGTTGATTGTCTATGCGCTGGTGAACCGCCCCTATATGACCGATCTGCAAGAGGATCGCTCCACCATCCGGGGTTTGCTGGAAGAGGGCATGGATGTCTACCTGATTGATTGGGGCTACCCCGATGCGGCTGACCGCTATCTGGGGTTGGAAGATTATGTCGATGGGTACATAAAACGTTCGGTCAACCATATCTGCCGCAGCCATGATCTGGATGCCATCAACCTGTTGGGCATTTGTCAGGGTGGGGCGTTTAGCCTCTGCTTTGCGGCGCTCTACCCGGAGAAGGTGAAAAATTTGGTCACGATGGTGACCCCGGTGGATTTTCAAACCCCAGACAACATGTTGTCCCTGTGGGCGCGCCATCTGGATGTAGATCTGCTGGTGGAAACCATGGGCAATGTGCCCGGTGAACTGCTTAACTTTACCTTTCTCTCCATGAAGCCATTCTCTTTAACCGGTCAAAAGTATCTGGATCTGGTTGAGATTATGCAGGACAAAACCAAGCTGTGTAATTTTATGCGCATGGAGAAGTGGATCTTTGATAGCCCGGATCAAGCGGGGGAGGCGTTCCGTCAGTTTATCAAGATGTTTTATCAGGAGAACGGCTTGGTCAACGGTACGGCGCAGATTGGTGGTAAGGAGGTTAAGCTGGAAAACATTACCATGCCGATCCTTAATATTTACGCCACCCTTGACCATTTGGTGCCCCCGGCGGCCTCCAAGGTGTTAAAGGGTCTGGTGGGGTCGACGGACTACACCGAGCTCCCTTTTAAGGGGGGGCATATTGGTATTTATGTATCCGGTCGGGCGCAGCGTGAAGTGCCCCCGTCCATAGCAAACTGGTTAAAGGCACGCTAA